Proteins encoded together in one Sceloporus undulatus isolate JIND9_A2432 ecotype Alabama chromosome 4, SceUnd_v1.1, whole genome shotgun sequence window:
- the TCF24 gene encoding transcription factor 24 — MDCRNASENCKELSVPCSDSGSLPPSISGTDSLTGQRAGMTLGRPAAANAARERSRVQTLRHAFLELQRTLPSVPPDTKLSKLDVLLLATTYIAHLTRSLQDEEDLPGEGLGTLRGDGYLHPVKKWPMRSRLYIGASGQFLSHSVQTENTSQGETSTNVQM, encoded by the exons ATGGACTGTAGAAATGCATCTGAGAACTGCAAGGAGCTCTCTGTGCCTTGCTCTGACTCCGGCTCTCTACCACCATCTATATCTGGCACTGATTCCTTGACTGGACAGCGGGCTGGGATGACCCTGGGGAGACCAGCAGCAGCAAATGCAGCCCGAGAGCGGAGCCGAGTGCAAACTCTGCGCCATGCCTTCTTGGAGTTGCAGAGGACCCTTCCCTCTGTGCCTCCCGACACCAAGCTGTCCAAGTTGGATGTCTTGCTCCTGGCCACCACCTATATTGCTCATCTCACCCGCAGCCTACAAGATGAAGAAGATTTGCCTGGAGAGGGCTTGGGCACATTGAGAGGAGATGGCTACTTGCACCCAGTTAAG AAATGGCCAATGCGATCAAGGCTATACATTGGAGCATCTGGACAGTTTTTGAGTCATTCAGTGCAAACAGAAAATACAAGTCAAGGAGAAACCTCAACAAATGTACAAATGTAA